A genomic region of Stenotrophomonas sp. NA06056 contains the following coding sequences:
- a CDS encoding class I SAM-dependent methyltransferase, producing the protein MDGSPRNGTPLPCSPLDAGQARLIAESFRPMQAWGSRRDYYYTRGKLGSDPLYDGVLQHLPDDGQPVLDLGCGLGLFAHVLRQRGRQQAYLGVDVDSDKIARAQRAGSGLADARFDCLDVQAPLPVHRGHVLLLDVLQYLDETPQLDLLRGVSARVAPGGRLLLRTPLATGDRRDRTTRVADRLAWLVGWMGTRPRHYPDPRVLQTTLAEAGLQVAPLRPLHGRTPFNSWLLVAERPGTAANG; encoded by the coding sequence ATGGATGGCTCGCCACGGAACGGCACGCCCCTGCCCTGTTCGCCGCTTGATGCCGGACAGGCGCGCCTGATCGCCGAGTCCTTCCGGCCGATGCAGGCCTGGGGCAGCCGCCGCGATTACTACTACACCCGCGGCAAGCTGGGCAGCGACCCGCTGTATGACGGCGTATTGCAGCATCTTCCCGACGACGGCCAGCCGGTGCTCGACCTCGGTTGCGGACTGGGCCTGTTCGCGCATGTGCTGCGCCAGCGCGGCCGCCAGCAGGCGTACCTCGGGGTCGACGTGGACAGCGACAAGATCGCGCGTGCGCAGCGTGCCGGCAGCGGCCTGGCCGATGCACGTTTCGACTGTCTGGATGTACAGGCTCCCTTGCCGGTGCATCGCGGGCATGTACTGCTGCTGGATGTGCTGCAGTACCTGGACGAGACGCCACAACTGGATCTGCTGCGGGGGGTGAGCGCGCGGGTCGCGCCCGGTGGCCGCCTGCTGCTGCGCACGCCGCTGGCAACCGGCGACCGCCGCGACCGTACCACGCGGGTGGCTGATCGCCTGGCCTGGCTGGTCGGCTGGATGGGCACGCGACCGCGTCACTACCCCGACCCCCGGGTGCTGCAGACGACATTGGCCGAAGCCGGATTGCAGGTAGCTCCGTTGCGGCCCCTGCATGGGCGCACGCCGTTCAACAGCTGGCTGCTGGTTGCCGAGCGTCCGGGAACGGCGGCCAACGGCTGA
- a CDS encoding SGNH/GDSL hydrolase family protein produces the protein MGLSYLALGDSYTIGEAVAVEGRWPHQLAAALRAQGIDLADPQTVATTGWTTDELDAGIDEVAPKGPFDFVSLLIGVNNQYRGRPLDEYQLQFQALLQRAIGFAGGRADRVLVLSFPDWGATPFGIQSGRHLTRIGIETDEFNAAAKVISAQQGVAFVDITDISRDNGTDPAMIAEDGLHPSAVMYALWSARALPVTADLLSRTD, from the coding sequence ATGGGCTTGTCGTATCTGGCCTTGGGCGATTCCTACACCATCGGTGAAGCGGTCGCGGTCGAAGGCCGCTGGCCGCACCAGCTCGCCGCCGCCCTGCGCGCACAGGGCATCGATCTGGCCGACCCGCAGACGGTCGCCACCACCGGCTGGACCACCGACGAGCTCGACGCCGGCATCGACGAAGTGGCGCCGAAAGGGCCGTTCGACTTCGTCAGCCTGTTGATCGGCGTCAACAACCAGTACCGCGGACGCCCGCTGGACGAATACCAGCTGCAGTTCCAGGCCTTGCTGCAACGCGCGATCGGCTTTGCCGGTGGCCGCGCCGACCGCGTGCTGGTGCTGTCGTTCCCCGATTGGGGCGCGACCCCGTTCGGCATCCAGAGCGGACGGCATCTGACCCGCATCGGGATCGAAACCGACGAATTCAACGCAGCTGCCAAGGTGATCAGCGCCCAGCAGGGTGTGGCCTTCGTCGACATCACCGATATCAGCCGCGACAACGGCACGGACCCGGCGATGATCGCCGAGGATGGCCTGCACCCGTCCGCAGTGATGTATGCGTTGTGGAGCGCGCGTGCGTTGCCGGTGACTGCAGACCTGCTGAGCAGAACGGACTGA